The following DNA comes from Sandaracinaceae bacterium.
GGGAGCATAGCCGTCGTGATGTCCCAGGAGGAGTTCGATCGGCTGACCCACCAAGCGCGTTTCATGGACGCGGTACAGCATGGCTTTGCCGACGCCGATGCCTCGCGCGTGGTCACGGACGCGGAGCTCGAGGCGCGTCTCGAAGGGCGATTTGGCGCGTCCCGCCAACCCGGGTGATGGGGCTCCATTGGACGGAGAGGGCGCACTTCGGGTGCGCAGATCTGCGAATCGCGGCGTGGGCCGCGGCGAGGCTCGTCGAGTGCTTGATTCGGTGCGCCGGATCCGGTACAGATTGCCGCGAATGACATGCGTGTCGGGTGGGCATGACAGTCGATGAGATGCGCAGATTCAGCGGGTCGAAGTTACCATTGTGCTGGATCTTTTCACAAGGATGACGTCATGAAGAAGTCGCTCTGGGCCGTGATCATCTCGGCCATCGTTGCCGTCCCCTCGCTGGCGAGCGCGGGCTATCACTACTCCTCGCCGGTGGTCATCAACGCGACCTCGTTTGCTGGGACGCTCCACGCTACGCGCAACACCGCCGACAACGTGTCCTACCTCGGCTGCGGCGTCGTCTCCAGTACGACTGGCGACTTCCTCCTGTGTCATGCCCGGACCACGACTGACTCACGCTCCTGTATGAGTTCGGACCCAGGACTCATCGCCAACGTGCGTTCAATCACATCATCGAGTTACATCAGCGTGACGCATTCTGGCAGCACCTGTACCGCGATTTCGGTTGTTCACCTGTCCTATCACCTCCCCTGACGCGGGTCGCCGACGTGCGCTCGAGTCCCTTGATGGGGGTGGTGTGTGCTGTGCTGGGGTTCGCTGCTGGACTCGCGGCGGACCGCGCCATCCAAGCTAGAGGGGCGCACCACGGTGGTGCTGCTCAGGTGCCGTCCGCCGAGTGCGCCTCGATCGGGGACATCGAACACCTGCTCGACGCCCAACGGCGCTCACTGGCCGCGGTGACCCGAGACGAACACGCGCTGACACGAACGTTCGTTGACGACCAACTACGAGGCGCCACGCTGGGCCCGCCGACGGATCCGACGGAGCCAGGGGGCGTCGAACCCGAAGCCCCGGATGCGGACGCCAGCGATCTCGACGCGGAGCGCCGCGCTGCGGACCTCCGGGTGGACAGCGAGCTCGAGGCCGTGCTGGAGTCCAGCCGTCGCGTCGGACGCTGGACTGCGGGGGACCGCGAGCGCTTCAGCGAGCTGCTCCGTGTGGCTTCCGCGGAGACACGTGAGCGTCGGCTGGGCGAGCTGCTCACCGCCATGAACGCTGGACGGCTGAGCATCGAAGTGGATGGTCCGCCGGTACTCTGAGGAGCGCGCTGCTACGCGGCTCGCGGGCTGTGAGAACGCCCGCTCCACAGACGTCCGCTCCGGAACGTCCCCGTGTGACCTCAGCCGAGCCGCAGCACCATGTCCTGGCACTGTAGGGCGCTTCCTGGGCGCATTGGGCTGGGCTCCCCGACGGACCTGAACCCAGCCCGCTCGTACAGCCGGCGCGCGGGGCTGTCCCCGCAGGTCACGCCGAGCGCCACCGCACTCGCCCCGCGCTCCCGCGATGATGTCCTCCAACAGCGCGCGCGCCGCACCCCTCCCACGAAACGCCGGTGCCACCCACATCTGGTACACCTGCGCGACGTCGGGCTCGGCCGGCCAGATCTTGCCCACGGCGAGCCCCGCCGCTGTGCCGTCGACCCGGGCGATCACTGGACGCCCCCGCTCGTCGTTCACGTTCTCCGCCAGACGCGCCGGCCAGTCCTGGCGGGCGGCCTCCTCGGCGTAGGTGGCGCAGAACGCGTCGGGCGCGTCCTGCAGCGCGGCCAAGCGCAGCTCGCGATACAGCCCGACCTCGGCCAGCGTGAACTCTCGGACGCGCACCCCTCCGCTCATCGGGTTCATGCCCTCAGGCGACCGTGCCGAACACGATGTCCGGCAGCGGCGTGATGGACGCGTAGTTGCCGCTCAGCATGCTGTGGTGGTGCCGGTCGTGCTTCACGGCCAGCTCGCCCAGGGTCTTGAACGGGAAGTGGGGGATGTTCACGCCCGCGTGGTTCAGGATGTTGAACGTGGCGTAGGTCGAAAAGATGACCGCGAACGTGTAGAGGTGGATGCCGCCCACCACTGCGATGGACCCGAACAGCAGGCTGAGCCCGCCGACGGTCTCGATGGGGTGCAGCAGCAGGCTGTCGATGGTGCGGGGGTTGCGGGCGGCGTGATGTACGGCGTGCACCCAGCGCAGCAGCTTCCACTCGTGCAGCGGGTAGCGGTGGAAGAAGTAGTAGGCGAAGTCGTAGATGAGCACCACGGCCAGCGCCTCCACCACCATGACCCAGATGGGCGTGGGGGTGCTGTAGAACAGGTAGTCGCCCAGGCCGAAGGTCACGCTGAAGATGAGCGCCACCGACACGCCCGTGTTCAGCGCGGCGTCGCGGTACAGGCGCCGGTCGTCCACGCTGCGGTGCGGGTCGTCGCTGATCATGTGGCGCTTGCCGTACTCGGAGCGATACAGGAAGTGCAGCACGCCCAGCGCGATGCCGGCGCACACGTAGCTGATCATCAGGATGGCGAACATGGTCATGGGGGGCACTCCGAGTTCAAACGATAGCGTGTAGCCAGCGCACCAAGAAGGCCGCGCCGACGCACAGGGCCAGCACCGCGGCCGCACGCGCGGGTGAGAGGGGTGGGGCCATGCCTTCACCGGCGCCCGCCTTGAACGACACCGCGTCGAAGTCCACGTGCAGGAACTTCGCGCTGGTGGGGCGCGCCTGGCAGGCCAGCACGCGGCCCCGCGCGACGTCGTTGTCCGTCAGCGCCAGCGGGTTGGCCATGGCCACGTCGCCCTCGACCAGCTGGCACATGCAGCTGCCGCAGAAGCCGTCTTCGCACGAGGACGGAGCTTTCACGCCTGCGGCCTTGCATGCCTGCAGCAGCGTCAGCGGTGAGGTGTAGGGCACGCGCCGGATGGACGAGCCCAGCGTGACCAGGAAGTCGTCGGGGGACTCCGCGTTCGGAGGGATGCCCAGCGACATGACGGGCTCGGTGTCGCGCCGATCCGGGTCGGCCGGCGAGACGAAGCGCTCCACGCGCACGTGCCCGCTGGGCACGCCCGCCTTGTTCAGCGCGGCCTCGACCGCGTCCATGAAGGGCGTGGGCCCGCACACGTAGTGGTCGCTCCCGGTGCCCCCGTCGGGCGCACCGTCCAGCCACGCGCCGAGCGCCTCGGGCGTCAGAAAGCCGTTCGCGTCGTCGTGGTGGTGCTGCAGCTCGAAGCGGCCCGCGTGCTCCCGCGCCAGCGCGTCCAGCTGCGCCGCAAAGATGGTGCTGGCCGCGTCGCGGTTGGCGTACAGCATGCGCACCGGGCGCTGTGTCTCGCGGAGGGTGCTCTTCAGCAGCGCGAAGATGGGCGTGACGCCGCTGCCCCCTGCGAACAGCGAGAGCGGTCGCGCCCCCGCGGTGCGGTCCAGCACGAAGCGCCCGGCCGGCGGGTGCAGCGCGAGCGTGTCGCCCGCCTTGATGCCGTCGATGAGCGCGTTGGACATGCGCCCCTCCGCCACGCGCTTGACCGTGAACTGCGGCCGCGCGTCCACACCGGGCGCGCTGCTGAACGAGTAGCAGCGGTGGATGTGGAAGGTCTCCCAGGGGATCTCCACCGTGACGTACTGCCCGGCGCGGTAGTCCAGCTCGGCGCGCAGCGCGGGGTCGCTCACGTCCAGCACGAAGGAGCGCGCGTCGGCGGTCTCTTCCACCACGCGCGCCACCGTGACGCGCAGCGGCGCGCGCGTGGGGCTCTCGGTGATGTCCTGGGTGTTCTCGGTCGGCATCGTTGGTGCTCGCGTCTCGCGGTTCAACAGGGCTCAGGCGCTCTTGCGCATGGGGGTGGCGGGTGGCCAGCTGGCGATGGTGCGGGTGATGCCCTCGCGCACGCTCACCTTGGGCTCGTAGCCCAGCACGCGACGCGCCTTCTCGATGGAGAAGTAGTGGTGCGTGCACATGTACTTCACGGCGAAGCGGCTGAAGCCGTTGGCGGTGCCCAGCTTGCCGCCCTGCAGCGCGTCGAGCCCCTCGGCGATGGCCGCCGCCGTGTAGGCCACGGGGTAGGGCATGGACACGCGCAGCGGCGGCAGCTTCATCTCGGCCAGCACCTCGCTGACGAAGTCCCAGAAGCCCATGGGCTCGCCGTTGGTGATGAAGAAGGCCTCGCCATTCACCTCGTCGGGCTTCTTGTCGAGCGCCTCGTCGGCCAGCACCAGCGCGTCCACCAGGTTGTCGATGTACGTGAAGTCCGAGAGCTTGCGCTCGCGCCCGATACGGAACACCAGCCAGCCCGCGCGCGCGCGGTTGACGATGTTGGGCATCAGGCGCTGGTCCTCGGGTCCGAAGATGACGTGCGGCCGCAGCGAGAGCGCGCGGATCTCGCCGCGCTTGGCGGCCTCGAGCGTGGCCTTCTCCGCCGCGATCTTGCTGTCCGCGTAGCTGGCCTGCGAGATGCTCGAGTAGGGCATGCTCTCGTCGCCGTTCTCGACGTCCTTGCCCTCGTACACGGCGCTGGCCGAGCTCACGTAGATGATGCGCGGGCCCCCCTCGCGCATGCACGCCTTGTTGATGTTCATGGCGCCGCCGTAGTTGATGTCCCACACCAGCGACTCCATCGTGGCGTTGGTGTGCACCACGCTCGCGCAGTGGAAGACCACGTCCACGTCGGCGCACAGCTTCTGGATGGCCGCGGCGTCGCGCAGGTCCGCCTTCACGAAGGTGATGCGCGTGGCCACGTCGCTGAGCGGGTCGGGGCTGCCGATGTCGGTGGCGATGACGGTGTCGCCGCGCTCCACCAAGCGACGGGTGAGGTGGCGTCCGACGAAGCCGCAGGCGCCGGTGACGAGAGAGCGTGTAGCCATGAATGAATCTCCTGAGTCTCGGAACGTGAGAGCGCTGGGTCAGCGCGGTTTCTTGATGAGGTCGCGCAG
Coding sequences within:
- a CDS encoding ferredoxin--NADP reductase; the protein is MPTENTQDITESPTRAPLRVTVARVVEETADARSFVLDVSDPALRAELDYRAGQYVTVEIPWETFHIHRCYSFSSAPGVDARPQFTVKRVAEGRMSNALIDGIKAGDTLALHPPAGRFVLDRTAGARPLSLFAGGSGVTPIFALLKSTLRETQRPVRMLYANRDAASTIFAAQLDALAREHAGRFELQHHHDDANGFLTPEALGAWLDGAPDGGTGSDHYVCGPTPFMDAVEAALNKAGVPSGHVRVERFVSPADPDRRDTEPVMSLGIPPNAESPDDFLVTLGSSIRRVPYTSPLTLLQACKAAGVKAPSSCEDGFCGSCMCQLVEGDVAMANPLALTDNDVARGRVLACQARPTSAKFLHVDFDAVSFKAGAGEGMAPPLSPARAAAVLALCVGAAFLVRWLHAIV
- a CDS encoding sterol desaturase family protein — encoded protein: MTMFAILMISYVCAGIALGVLHFLYRSEYGKRHMISDDPHRSVDDRRLYRDAALNTGVSVALIFSVTFGLGDYLFYSTPTPIWVMVVEALAVVLIYDFAYYFFHRYPLHEWKLLRWVHAVHHAARNPRTIDSLLLHPIETVGGLSLLFGSIAVVGGIHLYTFAVIFSTYATFNILNHAGVNIPHFPFKTLGELAVKHDRHHHSMLSGNYASITPLPDIVFGTVA
- a CDS encoding SDR family NAD(P)-dependent oxidoreductase, coding for MATRSLVTGACGFVGRHLTRRLVERGDTVIATDIGSPDPLSDVATRITFVKADLRDAAAIQKLCADVDVVFHCASVVHTNATMESLVWDINYGGAMNINKACMREGGPRIIYVSSASAVYEGKDVENGDESMPYSSISQASYADSKIAAEKATLEAAKRGEIRALSLRPHVIFGPEDQRLMPNIVNRARAGWLVFRIGRERKLSDFTYIDNLVDALVLADEALDKKPDEVNGEAFFITNGEPMGFWDFVSEVLAEMKLPPLRVSMPYPVAYTAAAIAEGLDALQGGKLGTANGFSRFAVKYMCTHHYFSIEKARRVLGYEPKVSVREGITRTIASWPPATPMRKSA